One Helianthus annuus cultivar XRQ/B chromosome 12, HanXRQr2.0-SUNRISE, whole genome shotgun sequence genomic region harbors:
- the LOC110893057 gene encoding uncharacterized protein LOC110893057, which translates to MRVFIKSKSPKTFAETVEAGAVMATEMILRQAESPAPKRKWEERKRDTLNNNFKRPKTFPQRQICKRFHTGECHFPCPNCKKTGHALQECKEKKKCFKCGDPNHMRSECPELKRNDRTQPNQPKGRAFVLTTEEAKTNTDVIMGTYLVNDVYAHVLFDTGANRSLVSTTFRPYLNQASQTLDHTFTVEMADGSQREIVDIVKNCKISLYNHVIPIDLMPMELGEFDIVIGMDWLTPYHAEIICDKRIVRLRLPNGKQLTISGDRTDKTKNLITIAQAHKCLRKGYVAFLAYVVNTTEKQKVEDVPVVREYPEVFPDELPGLPSDR; encoded by the coding sequence ATGAGGGTGTTTATCAAATCCAAATCCCCCAAGACTTTTGCAGAAACTGTTGAGGCTGGCGCCGTCATGGCTACCGAGATGATTCTGCGGCAGGCTGAATCTCCCGCACCAAAAAGAAAGTGGGAAGAAAGAAAGAGGGACACCTTGAATAACAACTTTAAAAGGCCTAAAACATTTCCTCAACGTCAAATTTGCAAACGCTTTCATACGGGGGAATGTCATTTTCCTTGTCCAAATTGTAAAAAGACGGGTCATGCTCTTCAAGAATGCAAGGAAAAGAAGaagtgtttcaaatgtggagacccTAACCACATGAGATCTGAATGTCCCGAACTCAAAAGAAATGATAGGACACAACCAAATCAGCCAAAAGGGCGGGCATTTGTACTCACCACGGAAGAAGCCAAGACCAATACAGACGTTATCATGGGTACGTATctcgtaaatgatgtatatgcgcATGTGTTATTTGACACCGGTGCAAATAGAAGTCTAGTGTCGACTACCTTTAGACCTTACTTGAACCAGGCGTCCCAAACCCTAGATCATACCTTTACAGTAGAAATGGCTGATGGAAGTCAAAGAGAGATAGTTGACATAGTTAAGAATTGTAAAATAAGCTTATACAACCATGTTATCCCTATAGACCTAATGCCTATGGAACTTGGAGAATTCGACATAGTCATAGGGATGGACTGGTTGACACCATATCATGCGGAAATTATATGTGACAAAAGAATCGTCCGACTCCGATTACCCAATGGTAAACAACTAACTATATCGGGAGACCGCACTGACAAGACTAAGAACCTCATCACGATAGCACAAGCACATAAATGCCTAAGGAAAGGGTATGTTGCCTTTCTAGCATATGTCGTAAACACTACAGAAAAGCAGAAGGTCGAGGACGTGCCGGTAGTACGAGAATACCCCGAAGTGTTTCCCGATGAGCTCCCGGGACTACCATCGGATAGATAG